Proteins from a genomic interval of Clostridium sp. M62/1:
- a CDS encoding rhodanese-like domain-containing protein, with amino-acid sequence MYQMIPVRRLDMFLDRGFPGTIVDLRSPADYRRSHIRGAINRELESLLENPQEIPCDRPVLFYCARGSESLKASIRFSRMGYQVFDVANGLSYYRGHNLVCGGFSQEPFDPGGKVH; translated from the coding sequence ATGTATCAGATGATACCAGTCAGGCGGCTTGACATGTTTCTCGACCGGGGCTTTCCGGGCACAATTGTCGATCTGAGAAGTCCCGCCGATTACCGCCGTTCACATATCAGAGGAGCGATTAACCGGGAGCTGGAGAGCCTCCTCGAGAATCCCCAGGAGATTCCATGCGACCGACCTGTGCTGTTTTACTGCGCCAGAGGAAGCGAGAGTTTAAAGGCCAGCATCCGCTTCTCACGGATGGGCTATCAGGTATTTGACGTGGCCAACGGCCTTTCCTACTACCGGGGACATAATCTGGTCTGCGGAGGATTTTCCCAGGAGCCCTTTGATCCCGGCGGAAAAGTGCATTGA